A region of the Mytilus trossulus isolate FHL-02 chromosome 11, PNRI_Mtr1.1.1.hap1, whole genome shotgun sequence genome:
tttaatttcttaattttatcatttcagtTCTCAAACTAAAATGCATATGAAGAATATCTCAATAACACTATTTATTTGACTAACaggatatacaaatatatataatcccTGTAATATGATCCCTTAAaacatacagatttttttttatcaaaagtatcaggattataattaagtacgccagatgagcgtttcatctacataggACTCATCTGTGATGCTTTCACCAAATAGtaattcaataatgaataaatggTTTGCCCCCCGTATAGACAATAAAAATAAGGTTttggttttaaatgtaaaaaaaaacccagaacaTTTCAAAATGCCATTTCATTTATTCTTGAGTTTGttggatattttatttgttattatacgACCATTGGTAACTTAAATGCATAATCCGATATTTACTAGTCATCTCACAATTGTTTGAACGTTTGTTTTGACCAAATGCATACCTGCATGTTCCGTTGAACAGTTGAGAAAGCAATGGATGCCAACATCATGATAATGACTACATGTTGATGTGTCTGTATTGAAGTTACAATGCAGTAGTTCACTTTCAGAGCCAGAACATTTGACATCATTCAACCAAATTGGACCGACACCATCCCGTATTAGAGATCTGGGTTGCATGATTCCAGAACTGTTAACAAATGAACGATACATTGGATTATATATTTTCTACTTTCCGGTCAGAGATAATGTTATTTCAGCAAATTTGAATACTACGCTGAATACAGAATAACAGTTATAGACCTGTTCGTCACTAGTATATGTTTGTAAAACATAAATGGTCATTTAAAACTGTATAACTCTTACATGCTTGAATGTACAACAACAAACTACGTCACGATCTGTTCCAATTATTAAGTATAGGTTCAGTACAATAGCAATCGCAAGCGATTAACTACTACAAATATATTCAGTTCTGGGTAAgggaattagaaaaaaaacgccTAGTAGTTTCCAGTTCTTTTCGTTGTATAAAAAACAAGGTTAGCATTGCATCCATTTCATTCGTAGTGGAAACGAAATCAAAGAACCACATATGACATATTGTAAAGAAATTCATAACTATAAAGAGATATAATCTGTATTTCATAAAATACGTGTGATCAACAAAGATTGACATAGTTAACAAACCTATCAAAACCACATCACAACTTAAAGCTTCTTCTGAGCATGTGAAGCTCCATGCTTTGCATTGGCTTAATAAACTACAGAAGATACAACAACAGTAAAACATCTATAAACTTGGCTTCTAGGAAGTGCTTTTCAGCTTTTCTCTCACTTAATTTTAACTAGTTGCTAAATTACTACCATAAAACTTAATATTACCTTTAAAATAACGTAcgtgaaaatagaaaaaaaaaaatacattaccTGGACGGGTCTGCATGGATTAGGTTCACATTGTTATAAAGAAACTCATCGttattaaattgagaatggaaatgaggaaattgtcagagacaacaacctaaccataaaaaaacagcaacagaaggtcaccaacaggtcttcaatgtagcgagacattcccgcacccggaggcgtcctttaaGCTGgacccttaacaaatatatccTGGTTCAGTgttgttaattgttttgaaatataaaggcttttctacatcaggcatatattacctgagctgtttttgtcaaaacttttagaaattttattcTTGAATACTCTAgaacttcgtaatttatttgacctttttaacttttttggattcgagagTCAATGATTggtcttttatagacgaaacgcgcgtctggcgtttatactaaatttagtattgggtttctattatgagtttattaaaatgaattgtGCATTTGATATCTCTCACTTAACGTAATACAAACCAATATCCAAGCTGTCTACATGCTATCTCTGCATCGATATTCTCAAATTGATTATCACAAACAGTTCCCCATTCacctttatatttcatttccagTCGTCCTTGATGCAGAGCGTAACCAGCAGCAATACGCAAACGACCTGTAGAGAAAGGTAATgaataattataaatgtaatttttgtgaGAGGTGGTTAAAAGTgtgttcatattttcttttttttcttttttgacaagGTTTTTTGAAAGCATTCAGATTAGATTATtttgtgttgctaagtcttcagtttttgatgttatgttgtctgtactattatttttctgtttgtcttttttgttgttaacAATGTTGttctcagtttattttcaatatatgagtttgactgtccctctagtatcttttgtatcttttttctATAATAGTCGCACTCAATTCCATATTATACTGACATTGATgtgtaaaaaaagttaaaatatacataaaaggttatattatataaaatgggTATAcaagtcaacattgtgttatgatCTTCCGcactacaaaaacaaattacgTTCATAAAAAACAAGTTGTGcaatattttgttgtaaaataacTCATGTTTTGAATCgatttttatttgcatatgtACAAATTcttcaaatatgtaaaaaaaaaataaaaaatagaaaaacaatctTAAGATTTTATTTGTAAACTATGAAATTAAAGTTCACTGTTACACAGCGTTGATTAATTAGACATAgagtaaaaaaagaatatacatGTTGCTTAATGTTtcagtatacatggtatacgaaaaaaacaaacaaaaaacattgaaCTTTTTGTAGCTGAGACTTGCGTCAGTTCATTTAATCAACACATATTGTATCCTTCATTGAAGGCATACTAATTCCATTCGATCAACATCGAGATAAAATGCAAGGAAAAtgcaatatttatacaaaacgcatagtttgttgatgtgttttatgCCTTAATGAATTACTAAACCAAAGAGTATTCTTGTTTTCATTGCTTAAACAGTTTTATCTGAAATTCATACCTTCATCTTCTGTTGAACAGCTGAGAAAACAATGCACACCAACATCATGCCAGTAGTGTTCACATTGTAATGTTACATTATTGAAATTACAATCCAGTAATCTGCTTTCTGAACCAGAACAATTTAAGTCGTTTAACCAAATGGCACCTTTACCATGACGTATCAGATTTGCGGGCTGCATGATTCCAGAACTATGGACAAATGAAAGACGTAAAGATTCATATACTTTGCATTAGGTTCCATTCAGCAATCTATGTTTTAAACTCTTAATTTTCTGTAGATTGCAGAAGAAAGCTTTTAACACATGTtgatataaagaaaatgttgtCAAGATATTAGACATGTCCACGCTATAACCAAATTATTCTTGTATGcttgatatatttcatatattattaaTCGACTTTAACCTTTTCATTTAGTGTGTATGAGTAATGGAATAAAGGTGATtaacaaacaatgttttaaattatgtgATATGGAAACAAAACTTGCATCACAGTAAAACAATGCGTTAATAATGGAATCAAACATATTatgtcatttcttttttattacaaGAATATGCATTATTGAgatgacatttttttgttttgttttaatttgatatcaacGGCTTTTATATCTCCACTTGCTCTCTGCTGACTACATGTTTTCAGTGTATACTTTCACAACTAAACAACTGTAGTggaatatcaaaatattttttttaaatgcggCTATCCAATAGAACCAtctaataatttgatatttctttattaCTTTCTGAATTCTAATCCGGTTCATTTGGACCAAAATGAAAGGAAGGGAGTTATTATAAATACACTGTATACATAGTATTCTTTTTAAACGTGATATATACCAATATCCGAGCTGTTTACATGCAACTTCTGCATCAACATTCCCAAAGTGATGTCCACAAACTGTTCCCCATTCACCTCTATACTTAATTTCCAGTCGACCTTGATGCTTAGCGTAGCCCGCAACTATGCGCAAACTACCtgcaaaataaatgttttatattccgATGTTAGTGTTGGATAAACTTTTCTGTCTTCCTCATTTAACGAAAACGCATACATTTTCCAGACAGTTCACTTATATATGGACATATAATTGAAACATAATGCTATCATTATCGCCTATAGATgagtaaacaaaaaaataaacatgtatcaTTTGTAGCAAAAGAGGAACacaatataccagagggacagtcaaactcatgaatcgaaggaaaaactgacaacgctaggctaaatatgaaaaaaagacaaacatacaaacatcagtacacatgcaacaacatagaaaactaaagaaaaagcAACGCGAACCCGACGTCATTTTTATCGACAAACACATAGTAACATCAGTAAACAATTTTCTTGAATTACCAATTTGTAATATTTCTACTTCTAACATTGTATTCAAACCAAAAGCACGGAATTTtgcaaagacaaataaaatatagatacaTGACAATACTGCATGTTTTTTTAAGGTAGTTATGTTGCATCATAATgtctatttttacaaaaaagtattCGATAAATATTTAACATGGATCAAACGTTTGATCAGCCTTCATACCTTCATCTTCTGTTGAGCAGTTGAGAAAACAATGGACACCAACATCATGCCAGTAGTGCTCACATTGTAATGTTACATTATTGAAATTACAATCTAGTAATGTACTCTCTGAACCAGAGCAATTTACGTCGTTTAACCAAATGGCACCTGTACCATGACGTATGAGATTGGCAGGCTGCATGATTCCAGAACtatgaataaatgaaaaaaatacagattCAGGTACTATGCATTACGTTCCATTCAATGATTTATGTTCTGAACTCTTAATTTGCTGAAAATTcagaataaacaattttacgCATGTtgatataaagaaaatgttgtCAAGATATACAAATGTCCACGTTATTACCAAAGTATTTCTCCAAGCttaatatatgttatatgttATTGTTCGACTACAATAATTCAATTtagtatgtttgtgtcatggAATATAAGTGATTtctaaattttttgtttaaaattgtttaatgcGGGGAAAAAATTGAATAACATTCCCAAAATTCGTTAATGATGtaatcaaaattattatttcatttctttgtGATAACAAAAAATAGTGTTTAGAATGAATTTATAGAAACAAATCAAGACATTGTGTTGTTTcgttttaatttgatttcaacGAATTCACATTTCAATTATTCTGTTATTTCAAAACTGAACAACTCTAGTTCAATAtgaaatctttttttgtttaaatcatctgTCAAATAAGACCATCGAATGGTTGAATATTACTTCTTGAATTTGAATCCGGTGCAATTGGACCAAatagaaatgaagaaaattattaaaatacacTGTCTTAATGGTTTTATGTTTAAACGTAATATATACCAATATCCGAGCTGTTTGCATGCTACTTCTGCATCAACATTTCCAAAGCGATTTCCACAAACTGTTCCCCATTCACCTCTATACTTAATTTCCAGTCGTCCTTGATGCTTAGCGTAACCCGCAGATATACGCAAACTACCtgcaataaaacatattttatattcagaGGTTGGTGTTTGGGAGACCTTTCTTTATTACATTACTTAACGAAAATGCATATatgtttcagattttaatcCTATATATGGAGATTATAATCCTATATATGGACTCAGATTTGGAACATAATGCTACCATTATCGCCTATGATAAATTAATATCGCATACAGAGCCATATTTATAGATTTTCGTTGGTTATTTAAATGAAATCGAGTTGAGCTGACCACTGacaatctgtttatcgctaatTTACATATTACGACGTTGATTGTTTCATTGAGAAATGTACGTGTGCCCCGAGTTTCTAGTAATGACTTTCATATTACTCAATGGTTTtaagaatgaaaacaaatcagTAAATAAAATCAAAGGAAGTTTAAGTAAAATAACGATAAACtgtttttaattatgtttacatGAAACATgtcaatgtaattaaaaaaaatcacaagagCAGTTCTATAAAACTGTAAGTTTATGTGATCATCGGACTAACCGATAATCTTATCCaagaattaagaaaaaacatatatatttttgcttttatttgtaaaacaaaaacatgaaagacatttttttcaacacaaatcTACCTTATTGAttatttaaattcatatgaaaCAAGTAACTAGTGAACAATTATGTTAAATAAATGTTGGAaccatttttttgaaaatctaagtCTTCTGCGGAAATTTTAATCATTGTGTACGGATCACTAACGCATCCATATCGCATAatcgtcattttatttttgcacaTGACTTTCAACAAAGAGTAAACGCGACTAAtaacaagttttatttatttcttagttaagtaaaaaaaaaacattgatcatTTGTAGCAAAAGCgcgacgaaagataccagagggacgaaatataccataGGAACCAAAGTTACCAGCGGTACAGTCAAATTCAtgcatcgaaaaaaaaaatgacgacgccatggctaaatatgaaaaagacaagcagacaaacagtagtacacatgacacaacattgaaaaataaagaataagcaacatgaacccgaCGTCATTTTAATCGACAAACACATAGTAACATCAGTAAACAATTTTCTTGAATacacattttgatatatttctaCTTTTTACCACTGTGTTCAAATCAGAAGCCGGGAATTTTGCTAAGacaaatcaaataaagatacaCGACATAACTGGAGGTTTTTGTTAGGTAGTTTTGATGTATCCTAATgaacaaattttacaagaaAGTATTCGGTAAATATTGAACATGGATCAAACGTTTGATCTGCCTTCATACCTTCATCTTCTGTTGAGCAGTTGAGAAAACAATGGACACCAACATCATGCCAGTAGTGCTCACATTGTAATGTTACATTATTGAAATTACAATCTAGTAATTTACTCTCTGAACCAGAACAATTTACGTCATTTAACCAAATGGCACCTTTACCATGACGTATACGATTTACGGGCTGCATGATTCCAGAACTATGAATAAATGAAagacatatatattaatatgcTATGCATTAGATTCCATTCAAGAATCTATGTTCTGAACTCTTCATGTTCCATAAAATGCAGACCAAATACATGTCTTATTACATATGTTATCGATTGACTTCAATCACTccatttagcatgtttagtgtGTCTGTGTTATGGAATATAAGTGATtactaaattatttgttttgatttttttttatgcggAAACAGAAATGTTATAACATTcccaaatgttttaataatggaaccaaaaatattatatcatgtCTTTGTCATAACAAGAATTTATGTTAGTCTTAATCATGTTTAGAAAAAATTTATAGAAACACACTAAGATATTTTGATGGTTCGTTTTCATATCAACGGCTTTAATATCTCATTTGCTCACTGCTAACTAAATGTTTTCAGTGTGTGATTTCACAATTTaacaactacaaatgtatagttgaatatcaatcttttttttcattcagcTGTCGAATggtttgatattattttttttaaattttaacccGGTGCATTTGAatcaaatagaaataaaaaaaaactgtctaCATATTATTCTATTAAAACgtaatattattagttacatagtgtgtcAGTGATCTAGTCCGGCATTTATGGGGTCAGTCAATTCGATACGGGGTTCGCGCAAAGCTCCAATCCCCATAtgaaatttactgaccccatatatatcgtATAATGTCACtcgcacactatgtaacgaatttatcttacagACTATTTTAACGTGTGAAGATTTACAAAAGTGACCTATCGAAATGAGCAAGTCCTAAATACTGTCAGCATAAAGAAACTATATCTCAgtaccgttttgtttttattatgggACGCAACACCACTACAATCGTGTATGGAGTAAGCCCTGCCTCCCGTCTCACTAATATGGAACATAAAGGGACGCGGGTGCAATAAATCCGGCATCCCTACATACcttatatgaaatatacacggtctccacgcAGACACCTTTAATCAATTGTATTGCTAGAAGTGTaaaggaggtaagataaatacCAATATCCGAGCTGTTTGCATGCTACTGCTGCATCAACATTCCCAAAGTGATGTCCACAAACAGTTCCCCATTCACCTCGATAATTAATTTCCAGTCGACCTTGATGCTTAGCGTAACCCGCAGCAATACGCAAACTACCtgtaaaacacaatattttatttttcgatGTTGGTCTTGTGTAGACCTTTCTTAAGTTCACCAATTAACGAGACCGCTCGTATATTTTTTTCCGACAGTTATCCTATATGTGGAAACAGAATTAGAACACAATGATACGAATATATCGTCTGTAATAAATGAGTGGCGAACATAGAGCCATATTAATATATGATCGTTAGTTATCTAAACGCAATTGcctttctcgcttgagctgtgaccaatgataatcttgTTATCGCTATTTTATATATGACGACGTAGATAGTTTCATTGATGAATGAACTTTTGACTGACTGCTGaacaataatgtttaaaaaattattgaacTGATGGATTTATATACGCAAACCTTAATCTTATATGGAAGACTTGATAATTTGTTACGCATCCATACCGCATAATcgtcatttatttgttttaatgacTTTATAATAAAGTAATCGCGACTActacacatattttgtttagttctaagtaaacaaaacaaaacaaaacagttatcATTTGTAGCTAACATGTACGTCATTTTACTCGACAAACATATAGTACACACTTTTTCTTGAATActcattttgtatatttctaaTTTAACCATTGTGTTCAACTGAAAGCGAGGAGTTTTACgaagacaaataaaatatagatacaTGCCATCACATAGGGTAATTATTTTGCATcctaatttatatttgtacagaAAATTATTCGTTCAACATTAAACATAAATCAAACATATGATAAACCTTTTTATCATCATCTTCTATTGactaaatgataaaacaattgaTACTAACACCATCCCATACACGACGCAcgttttgttgatgtgttttgcACCTTTATAAATTACCTTACCAAAGAGTATTTGCATATGTTTATATTgctaaaaaaatgatttgaccTCCATACCTTCATCTTCCGTTGAACAGTTGAGGAAACAATGGATACCAACATCATGCCAGTAGTGTTCACATTGAATTGTTACGTTATTGAAATTACAATCAAGTAATTTACTCTCAGAACCAGAGCAATTTACGTCATTTAACCAAATGGCACCTTTACCACGATTTATAAGATTTGCGGGCTGCATGATTCCAGAACTATGAATATATGAAAAAACATACATACTTAGATACTATGCATTGTATCCCGATAAGGGATCTATGTTCTAAACTCTTCATTTTCTGTGGAATGCAGAAAGAACATTCTTACACATGTTCGTTAAAAAAAGTCTTTGATATCAAAAGTTCCACGCTATTACCAAACTATATCTGTATGATTGACTTATTTTATACGCGTTTAATCGGCtatcaattatttcatttgtgttttttctattctggaatataaattattactaaactatttgttttgaaattttattgatGCGAAAAAACAAAACTAGAATAATATTCCCGAAAAAAAACGTTAATGATGATTTCACGACTAGTATATCATTCTATTGTGATTACAGTAATGTGTGTTATTcttcatcatgtttataaataatttatagaaACCAAATCAGACATTGTGTTGTTTactttgtatttgaaataagaGGCTCTCCTATCTTCACTTGTTCACTCACTGCTGACTAAATGTTTTCaatgtgtaatttaaaaaaataactatagtcagaaaattaaatctttgtttttataattcagCTGTCAGAAAAACATTTCATTGTTGGATATtactttttgaatttgattGCGGTGCATTTGgaccatatatatattcaaaaaggaaattattataaatacacTGTCTAACTGGAATTTCGTTTAAACACGATATATACCAATAGCCAAGCTGTTTACATGCTACTTCTGCATCAACATTCCCGAAGTGATTTCCACAAACTGTTCCCCATTCACCTCTATAATTAATTTCCAGTCGACCTTGATTCTTAGCATAGCCCGCAGTAATACGCAAATTtcctacaaaaaaataatatattcgGATGTTTATCTTGGGTAGACCTTTCTTTATTTCATTACTTTATTCATCATTTAACGAAAAATCACATATTTTTCCGACAGTTATTCAATTTATGGACACACAATTGTAATTAATCGCTACCATTATCGCCTAGTATAAATGAATGCACATACAGAGccatatttatagattatcgttggtcaTCGCAACACAATTGACTTTCTCGTTTAAGCTTGAACGacgaaaagaaaagaaaacagatggagttgagatgaccaatgataatctgttaaTCGCTATTTTACGTATGAggacgttgttttttttttggacaattgCTGGTGCTCTTAGTTTTTGGTAATACTTTATATCACTCAACTGTTTTGAGAAATGAAATAATCATTCAAGAAAATCAATGTTAATATCAGTAATATAACGATTTAAATAACTATGTGAAGCAGCCAACTATGCCAtttcaattgaaagaaaaatcatCGGAGCAGTTCTATGAAAACTGTAATTTTTTGTGAACATCAGGTAACATACAATTTGATAAaagaattaagaaaaaaaaaaacaataatgcaTGTGTGTTTGTGTGCttttatttgtgaaaaaaaattaataaagtcATGTTTACAACACACATCAACCTTATTGATGATTTGAAGTCATATGCGAGTGACTCGTGAACTATTATGTTTAccaaatcaaaattgagaaaaaaatacccGATTTTGCAGTATAATGATTACACTTTGAAAGCATCCAACATgcattaccaacatttatcactgataaGGAAAATTAATACTGTCATCAGGAACATATAGTTTGTTAGATATATTATTTCTGGCTGTCACATTGTATGACCTTTAAATTTGTCAAAAGGTAATTTTGAGTTTTTTGTACACAAaattttctgctttttctttcttttacatatatctttcTAATATATtaattctagtgtttatatttattaaccaTGCATCgatgtattttgtcacctgcctgattttttttttatttgatcgtCAAAACCCTAAATTATCCTTATCCGCTTCCGGCATCGCATCCGATATTGTATTAGTCTGGCATGCGTTTTGTTTgcaatgttgtttttgtcagATACGATTTAACTCGaatttacacattatttgtcgtcaattttctgtataaagctagCGGTTGAACAACATGAACATCGCTGTCATGAATAATAATGTTGAAAATAAGTTTTGAGGTCGTTAATTAGGggacttttgtaaaaaaaggtttgcaaagttatttttttattttctttaaagtgGAATGTTCGTCAGGCATATTGGGTGTAGCTAAAAACCATGTCGAAGGTTCAACGGCAAAACGTCTCCAGATTTGAAATTGCCGCCAACAGCATGAACAgttgaatttatataattgaataCTGACGTAGTTGACTACGTATTGACGACACACAAAATTCCTACGACTTTGGCCatttataaaatctaaaatacttGTCTTTAGAAATTTTCGGCGATTAAATATTCCATACATTTGTTCCTTGATATTTGATTCAAAAGCTCAGGGGATATGAATGAAcgaatgaatattttatttgcgaaAGCATCAATAATATGCTATAGCAATACATAAACAAGTATATACAATGtgacaataataaacaatataaggATTCATAATGTGgtctacttcctatgtgcaacttctAAGCTTTTTGGTGATTCGACGatcttttaaggtttttctggttATACGTTTTGTAATCCAGAATTAAAAGTATGAGACAACTGTtcaattagttataaataacataatatcCAGCTAGATAATAACAATAGCACGTGTTTCAGCAATTATTGGGTAAAACACAAAACTAGGGCACTAGCATAAAGCAGCGTAACTGCCTAATGAAAacgtattataaaaaaaaacatatgcatcgttttgctttttaatttgaagtttcataTGACTCTAAACATAGAGTAAACGCGACCaataaacattttctatttatcttttggaaaagaaaaaaaaaataaacattgataatttgttGGAAGCATGTGTGTAATTTTACTCGACAAACAGACAGTAAACACTTGTTTTCTTGAATacacattttgtaatatttctaCATTTTCAATTGTGTACAACCAATAGCGAAAAAATTTGCATAGACATATAGAATTAAGATTAAAGACAATGACGGAGGTTTTgggaaaaataattattttgcatCCTAACATATATGTTTTCGTCGAATATTAAACATGCATCAAACGTTTGTTTTGTCTTCATACCTTCATCTTCTGTTGAACAGTTGAGAAAACAATGAATACCAACATCATCCCTATGATCACATTGTAAAGTCATATT
Encoded here:
- the LOC134690020 gene encoding deleted in malignant brain tumors 1 protein-like codes for the protein MQPANLISNGGGAIWLNDVYCNGSESRLLDCNFNNVTLQCDHGDDVGIHCFLNCSTEDEGTLRIVPGYAKHQGRLEIKYRGEWGTVCDNHFGNIDAEVACKQLGYCSGIMQPANLISNGGGAIWLNDVYCNGSESRLLDCNFNNVTLQCDHRDDVGIHCFLNCSTEDEGDLRIAAGYAKHQGRLEIKYRGEWGTVCDNHFGNVDAEVACRQLGYCSGIMQPAKLIRNGHGAVWLNDVNCSGSESKLLDCNFNNMTLQCDHRDDVGIHCFLNCSTEDEGNLRITAGYAKNQGRLEINYRGEWGTVCGNHFGNVDAEVACKQLGYCSGIMQPANLINRGKGAIWLNDVNCSGSESKLLDCNFNNVTIQCEHYWHDVGIHCFLNCSTEDEGSLRIAAGYAKHQGRLEINYRGEWGTVCGHHFGNVDAAVACKQLGYCSGIMQPVNRIRHGKGAIWLNDVNCSGSESKLLDCNFNNVTLQCEHYWHDVGVHCFLNCSTEDEGSLRISAGYAKHQGRLEIKYRGEWGTVCGNRFGNVDAEVACKQLGYCSGIMQPANLIRHGTGAIWLNDVNCSGSESTLLDCNFNNVTLQCEHYWHDVGVHCFLNCSTEDEGSLRIVAGYAKHQGRLEIKYRGEWGTVCGHHFGNVDAEVACKQLGYCSGIMQPANLIRHGKGAIWLNDLNCSGSESRLLDCNFNNVTLQCEHYWHDVGVHCFLSCSTEDEGRLRIAAGYALHQGRLEMKYKGEWGTVCDNQFENIDAEIACRQLGYCSGIMQPRSLIRDGVGPIWLNDVKCSGSESELLHCNFNTDTSTCSHYHDVGIHCFLNCSTEHAGVTPNENIRSLTNGADAVVFVIIGVVVVIIVAVVVILIVLGRRRYCSSRSGIYLEEPDHQDTEQEHEYAYIDQNAINTINIINTSSDYLELNASRGEPTYVISDPNLDTYT